Within the Macadamia integrifolia cultivar HAES 741 unplaced genomic scaffold, SCU_Mint_v3 scaffold3039, whole genome shotgun sequence genome, the region GCTACcctatttcttttctaaaagCTCCCCAACTTTACAATCTGATCATCATATCATGAAGGATTGATTACACTTGCATGCACCACGCAGGTTGTTTAACATTTTGGTGTCCATGCGTTGCCTTCGGCCAGATCTCTGAGATCGTGGATCAAGGATCCTCCTCCTGTGCAGCAAATGGATGCATCTATACACTGATCATGTGCTGTTTAGGGTGTCCATGCTTCTTCTCGTGTTGCTATCGTTCCAAGATGAGGCAGCAATATAATCTGGTAGAGGATCCCTGTGGGGACTGCCTCGTTCATTGTTGCTGTGAGCAATGTGCCATCTGCCAAGAGTACAGAGAGCTGGAGAGCCGCGGATTCAACCTGACCATAGGTTAGTTCTTGTCTCGTTCTTTATCTGTATTTGAATCTAttggggaaatttttttttttttaaaataaaaaaaggagaagaaacgCAATCCAATAGTGTTGTAGACACCTGAGACATTGGGAAATTGAGAAATAGAGCTGGGGCATGGATGCTTTTTCACAGTTTAGTTTCACTTCTCAATGTGTCTAAACGGATTCAACATTTTTGGGTAGTTTTCctttctctcaaaaaaaaaataaaaataaaaaaataaatatttccaatataaagaaaaattacaaggaGAAGATGGCACCGAGAGAGTTATATTAAATTGAAGAAGATTGATTGCTTGATTATGAATTCTAATGGTTATATCTTATGGTTGGTTAATTTGCTTTTGCAGGATGGCATGGTAATGTGGAAAGAAGGAACCGTGGAATACCGATGGCTCCTATTGTAGAACAAGGCATGACTCGATAGAGTGAATTAATGAAGATTATCTGATTATATGAAGGCCCTTTGGCCCTGAAAGATTTTTCTGTTACACGGAATGACTCTGAAtatctattatatatatatacaagattTGTGATGACCTTAGAGTGTGATTTGGATTCTTTGTGATAATGTTACTGTTATGCTACCCCGTTATTTTTCGGGAATGTTGATCTAATAAAGAATTTTATCtaagaaaaagataaataaataaaaaaggtaatAAATTCCCTTGTTTGCCTTGTATATGGTATCACCAGGACTGCTGAGTGTGATGTTGGAATTTTCTACAAGGACTTGAGATGAGATATAGTTTGTCTTTTACATTTGAGGCATCTATGTTTTATATATTTCATGTCTaaaattttctaccaaaaaaaagttaaaaaatttatgttttaggTACGCAAGcacaaacaatgtttttttatttttttggcaaaatctAAGCGAAGaactttattttaaaattaataaataaataagttaaaaaaaatcataggagaaaagaaatttaaaatattgTCCATCTTCGACATGGCCATCTCAAGACAGCAAGCAAAATAAATCAAAGGCTAAATCTCAGCTAAAAAAATGAATCTGGGCGATCTTGCGCATCCCAGATTAAAATGTCTTAAATAAATGTCTTTATCTATTGAAATTTTCAGTTGAAAAGGATCTGGCTCAACATGAATTTTTCTATTAGTTTTAACCTTTTATTTGAATTATGGCCATACATTTGACATTTTAAATCATAACAAACATTATAAAGTAATCTCATTTATGATCACATTATCAACCGCTTAAAAATATTTCAGTTGGAGAGGTAGGGTACACTGTACAACCATCAAGGTTGTCAATCGGTCTGTCTAAGATGGGCCTATACCTTGGACTATCTTGTTAAAGGAATGAGTCGGTCCAGTGTCAAGCTTGGTTAGGAtctgggctttaatcgggctttaaacGTTCTTCAATTGTCTAacatttaagatactttaatatttttttttaaatcatcaacaatttaaaaagatattacacttaattacattcgaTAATTGATACAAATATTATTAGATACCCTATCtatatgtataaaaaaaaatattcaaaatatgCATACAAACGGTCGGGCAAAACGTGTCTAGCCGAGCCGGGCTTATAAATGGGCCATGCCGGTTGGGCACTcgtcgggcttaccccttgcacatttgttttatttgtttataaatggg harbors:
- the LOC122067655 gene encoding protein PLANT CADMIUM RESISTANCE 2-like, with translation MYSSATTAAPQPQFGAAPASGIPMNSTYYQAPVPWSSGLCDCGADINSCCLTFWCPCVAFGQISEIVDQGSSSCAANGCIYTLIMCCLGCPCFFSCCYRSKMRQQYNLVEDPCGDCLVHCCCEQCAICQEYRELESRGFNLTIGWHGNVERRNRGIPMAPIVEQGMTR